In Vicinamibacteria bacterium, a genomic segment contains:
- a CDS encoding DUF420 domain-containing protein has protein sequence MTERRALTLIAASSAIVLGFLFWLLYFREGSGEPPPWTASLPALNASLNLTSAVALSLGFIAIRRGRRTLHMKLMLTAVLVGLCFLVSYIVYHHYQGDTPFPGEGVVRPVYFSILISHIVLSIVGLPLVLATLFFAASGRFDRHRRLARVTFPVWLYVSITGVAVFVFLELW, from the coding sequence GTGACCGAGAGACGGGCGCTCACCCTCATCGCGGCCTCGAGCGCAATCGTTCTCGGGTTCCTCTTCTGGCTCCTCTATTTTCGCGAGGGGTCGGGAGAGCCACCGCCATGGACGGCCAGTCTTCCGGCGTTGAACGCCTCGTTGAATCTCACGAGCGCGGTCGCGCTATCGCTCGGCTTCATCGCGATCCGCCGTGGCCGTCGCACGCTCCACATGAAGCTCATGCTGACAGCGGTCCTCGTCGGGCTCTGCTTTCTCGTGAGCTACATCGTGTACCATCATTACCAGGGAGACACCCCGTTCCCCGGCGAGGGCGTCGTTCGACCGGTTTACTTTTCGATCTTGATATCACATATCGTTCTCTCGATCGTCGGTCTGCCACTCGTTCTCGCGACGCTCTTCTTCGCCGCTAGCGGCCGATTCGATCGCCACCGACGACTTGCGCGGGTCACCTTTCCGGTGTGGCTCTACGTCTCCATCACCGGTGTGGCGGTTTTCGTGTTCCTCGAGCTCTGGTAG